The following coding sequences are from one bacterium SCSIO 12741 window:
- a CDS encoding T9SS type A sorting domain-containing protein, protein MNRVLPLLGLCLPFWAWSQTGPAGVESTNGSSNLFLWLDASQIEGVSDDNNITTWNDLSGYDHHASNNSPSLKPNLYLNEVNGLPVVRFDGNNEELNGTFSSAGTPVTTFTVCYFASANQGSEDNDYVFSVGSTASAGSMFNLARRKSNDGNADEYYSYDGDTRYYGPTLSGQTWQIIHQELNSSATYHSLNLNGSNQTVTDFGSAISTDGIFRIGDYTSSVGTKHQFNGNLAEIIFYNRILNSAETNLVNSYLGGKYDITVNNDKYAGDDNANGDFDQNIIGIGQEADGNSDSATAAGLMLGINSNFENGDYLVAGHASAENSVNTADASDAGGTLEARWGRIWYLDQTNTSTAISANFTFRLDYSGLGGNTQGLASNYQLLYRSSNSGNWTLLASGSAHYGKFVTFSNVTISSDGYYTLGTIDQTNSPIGVAATTAGNDGPGGLENTGGSSNLEMWLKPSDISGDDQDYVLTLEDQSGKNHHATQGTLNNIPLLNVSGANGLNTLEFDGVADYLTGNMSANLNAPLTIISVARFASTNQGSNDNDYVFSIGANGTNNQHTSITRRKNDTPADADKFYSWDGNGTQFGPTITGQQWNIYTQVHQTSSPYHNLYIDNTSQTVSDYSASLSTDGSFSIGRWNSGAHYLSGELGDVIVFTKVLNTAERHIVHSYLGAKFNLSVESDKYSGDDNGNGDYDLEVAGVGTESDGSNSAASSAGLHISQKSNFGNGDYLLFGHKVAKNNAVQTDITTTSGSLSARWERVWFLDQTDVGAGMTIDLTFDFSDAGFGGYPYGTASDYKLLYRSGQSGSWTILASASSYSNDQVLFSDLAINNDGYYTLGTADLAGSPLPVELQDFNAQLTDQHWVHLHWSTVSEVNLAHFEVERLTTKGTFESLEKVPAQGFSNQEQFYQTMDNLLEEKDQYYRLKMVDLDGTQSYSSVVKVAPQKRVQRNGLRVFPNPTDGFLHLQLPLDSELGQIKIYSSLGQPVLEQNLAPQEKHTLDLSHLKKGLYLLQLGNESRWISVQ, encoded by the coding sequence ATGAATCGAGTATTACCCTTGCTAGGATTGTGCCTACCTTTTTGGGCATGGTCTCAAACTGGACCTGCTGGCGTAGAATCTACTAACGGGAGTTCCAATCTGTTTCTTTGGCTTGATGCTTCTCAAATTGAAGGAGTAAGTGACGATAATAACATTACCACCTGGAACGACCTTTCGGGTTATGATCATCACGCATCCAATAATTCTCCCAGTCTAAAACCGAACCTTTACCTGAATGAAGTTAACGGGCTACCCGTGGTTCGATTTGATGGTAATAACGAAGAACTCAATGGAACTTTCAGCAGTGCAGGCACACCGGTAACCACATTTACCGTTTGTTATTTTGCAAGTGCCAATCAGGGAAGTGAGGACAACGACTATGTCTTCAGTGTAGGATCTACCGCCAGTGCCGGGTCCATGTTTAACCTGGCTCGGCGAAAATCGAACGATGGGAATGCCGATGAATATTACTCATACGATGGCGACACCCGTTACTACGGCCCGACACTTTCTGGGCAAACCTGGCAAATCATTCACCAGGAATTAAACTCTTCGGCTACCTATCACTCCCTAAATCTGAACGGAAGTAATCAGACGGTGACAGACTTTGGCTCAGCCATCTCCACCGACGGGATATTTCGCATCGGAGATTATACCAGCAGTGTGGGCACCAAACATCAATTCAACGGAAATCTGGCCGAGATTATATTCTACAACCGGATTCTGAACTCGGCAGAGACCAATCTCGTCAATTCCTACCTGGGCGGGAAATATGACATCACGGTAAACAATGATAAGTACGCCGGAGACGACAACGCCAATGGTGATTTTGACCAAAACATTATCGGAATTGGACAAGAAGCAGATGGTAATTCAGATTCGGCTACAGCAGCGGGTTTAATGCTGGGCATCAACAGCAACTTTGAGAATGGTGACTACCTGGTGGCTGGTCATGCCTCCGCCGAAAATTCAGTAAACACAGCAGATGCCAGCGATGCCGGAGGCACCCTCGAAGCCCGATGGGGACGCATTTGGTATTTGGATCAAACCAATACCTCAACCGCGATTTCAGCAAACTTCACCTTCCGATTGGACTATTCCGGATTAGGAGGAAACACCCAGGGATTAGCCAGCAATTACCAACTACTCTATCGGTCAAGTAACTCTGGAAACTGGACGCTACTTGCCTCAGGGTCGGCCCACTATGGAAAGTTTGTCACCTTTTCTAATGTCACCATCAGCTCCGATGGCTATTATACTTTGGGAACCATCGACCAAACAAACAGCCCTATTGGGGTAGCAGCAACCACCGCTGGAAATGACGGACCCGGTGGACTGGAAAATACCGGTGGAAGTTCCAACCTCGAAATGTGGCTTAAACCCTCAGACATTAGTGGCGATGATCAAGATTATGTACTCACGCTGGAGGATCAATCCGGAAAGAACCACCATGCTACGCAAGGAACCCTAAACAACATTCCCCTGCTCAACGTGTCGGGAGCAAACGGGCTAAATACACTCGAATTTGATGGAGTAGCCGATTACTTGACCGGTAACATGTCAGCTAATCTCAATGCCCCGTTAACCATCATTTCGGTAGCCCGTTTTGCCTCGACCAACCAAGGATCAAATGACAATGATTACGTCTTTTCGATCGGAGCAAATGGAACTAATAACCAACACACCAGCATTACCCGAAGAAAAAATGATACTCCAGCCGATGCCGACAAATTTTACAGCTGGGACGGAAACGGCACCCAATTTGGCCCGACCATTACCGGGCAACAATGGAACATTTATACCCAGGTGCATCAAACCAGTTCACCATACCACAATCTCTATATTGACAATACTTCCCAAACTGTAAGCGACTATTCCGCCAGCCTTTCCACGGATGGTAGTTTCTCCATAGGTAGATGGAACTCAGGCGCTCATTACCTGAGTGGGGAATTGGGCGATGTAATCGTGTTTACTAAAGTGCTCAACACCGCAGAGCGCCACATCGTCCATTCCTACCTGGGAGCTAAATTCAACCTCAGCGTGGAATCCGATAAATACAGCGGCGACGATAACGGAAATGGAGATTATGATTTGGAAGTGGCCGGAGTAGGCACCGAATCTGACGGAAGTAATAGCGCCGCCAGTTCGGCAGGTCTACACATCAGCCAAAAATCCAACTTTGGTAACGGAGACTACCTGCTCTTCGGACACAAGGTGGCTAAAAACAACGCCGTTCAAACAGACATTACCACCACATCCGGAAGTTTATCCGCCCGATGGGAACGCGTTTGGTTTTTGGATCAAACGGACGTGGGAGCCGGTATGACCATCGACCTCACTTTTGATTTTAGCGATGCCGGATTTGGAGGCTACCCTTATGGAACGGCAAGCGATTACAAATTGCTTTACCGATCCGGGCAATCAGGTTCATGGACCATTCTTGCTTCGGCATCCAGCTACAGCAATGATCAGGTTTTGTTTTCGGATTTAGCGATCAATAACGATGGCTATTACACTTTAGGAACTGCTGATTTAGCGGGTAGTCCGTTGCCCGTCGAGCTTCAAGATTTTAATGCTCAACTCACGGATCAGCATTGGGTACATCTTCACTGGTCAACTGTTTCTGAGGTTAATCTGGCCCATTTTGAAGTGGAAAGGTTGACAACAAAAGGCACCTTTGAGTCTTTGGAAAAAGTACCCGCACAAGGGTTTTCAAATCAGGAGCAATTCTACCAAACCATGGACAATCTGTTGGAAGAAAAGGACCAGTACTACCGCTTGAAAATGGTGGATTTAGACGGAACCCAATCCTACAGCTCAGTCGTAAAAGTAGCTCCGCAAAAACGGGTTCAGAGAAATGGCCTTCGGGTATTTCCAAACCCAACGGATGGTTTTCTTCACCTCCAACTACCATTGGACTCGGAGCTCGGGCAAATCAAAATCTACTCTTCGCTCGGGCAGCCGGTATTGGAACAAAACCTTGCTCCTCAAGAAAAACACACACTGGATTTAAGTCATCTTAAAAAAGGACTCTACCTCTTACAACTGGGAAATGAAAGCCGCTGGATTAGTGTTCAATGA
- a CDS encoding HYR domain-containing protein, with amino-acid sequence MKSIATFKSLPWALKYSIFTLALCFSLSGIAQKTCSFSDDLSTATGWMQVGSQVQVANGQVEYNSAACGQQRRVYKNIGLSLDHNDNFTAEWTFRPNSAGTIGGNPNCDAYTLALTAGTGEPYSNCLNVACTGYPNSVQDGIFVNFRSFNPADGHLYFRIVARDSLAEYNSSHLRYVGLNKNYYMRLERAQDTLLELSVYLDSARTTQMTGSPISLVIPASIDGLNTAQFGMVAKGWSARSLTGSVDNICISAAPDLIPPVAKAKPDTVYLDTAGNAKAIAQNLDNGSTDNVGITSWTLNDSLFQCADRGINPVVFTVADSAGNTDTAHTYVVVLDTVRPEAKARNHSIFLDSNGLASLTVADINDNSFDNCAIAQLYVDKTNYDCTDMGQFLITLTAVDSSGNRDSVQSVVVIEDNIVPIARAKADTFYLDSTGNVIVNPADLDDGSWDNCNSMLFSLSRTQFNCSDIGTHTVLFTAADYGGRYDTTNTRITVLDTTPPTATTKTDTVYLNASGVATIIPGLLIASVADGCGISRVTANQTQFGCADLGVKHFTIFVEDSSGNQASIPAAVVVFDTITPTITCKADTAVCQNRLDGYRAGEYLPRVSDNCTNWNVQLTSGVAVGGILPVGTTTNTYTVRDSSGNSASCSMNIRVNAAPAFDFGPDTSICSQETILLQSGHNSFTNPHTWQDGSKGSTFTVTGPGLYWLEVHDVGCSYRDSLVVTQTEICMGIAEASGFGSLKVFPNPTQGTFRIQADAVQGRVELNIYSTLGKQVYRESWSTSNHQLDKEVILNQAPGTYLVILRDDQSLSQFRVTVIE; translated from the coding sequence ATGAAATCAATCGCAACATTTAAGTCTTTACCCTGGGCTTTAAAGTATTCGATTTTTACACTGGCGTTGTGTTTTTCCCTGTCTGGAATAGCTCAGAAAACATGCTCATTCAGTGATGATTTGAGTACGGCCACTGGGTGGATGCAGGTAGGAAGTCAGGTTCAAGTAGCCAATGGTCAAGTGGAATACAATAGTGCTGCTTGTGGCCAGCAAAGGCGAGTTTATAAGAACATTGGACTATCGCTGGACCATAACGACAACTTTACGGCTGAATGGACCTTCAGGCCCAATTCGGCAGGAACTATCGGAGGAAATCCAAATTGCGACGCCTATACATTGGCACTAACAGCGGGAACAGGAGAGCCTTATTCTAACTGCCTAAACGTGGCTTGTACCGGTTATCCAAACTCTGTGCAGGACGGTATTTTCGTAAATTTCAGAAGCTTTAACCCTGCTGATGGTCACTTGTATTTTAGAATTGTAGCCCGGGATAGCTTAGCGGAATACAACTCCAGCCATTTAAGGTATGTGGGGCTAAACAAGAACTACTACATGAGGTTGGAAAGAGCTCAGGATACTTTGCTTGAGTTAAGCGTCTATTTGGATTCAGCTCGAACCACCCAAATGACAGGATCTCCTATTTCATTGGTTATTCCCGCCAGTATTGATGGGCTCAACACGGCCCAATTCGGAATGGTGGCCAAAGGATGGAGCGCCCGAAGTTTAACGGGTAGCGTAGATAACATTTGTATTAGTGCGGCCCCAGATTTAATTCCTCCGGTTGCCAAGGCAAAACCCGATACGGTCTACCTGGATACGGCTGGTAACGCCAAAGCCATCGCGCAAAACCTGGATAACGGAAGTACCGATAACGTTGGAATTACCTCCTGGACGCTAAACGACTCCCTGTTTCAATGCGCCGATCGCGGAATAAATCCAGTGGTATTTACCGTGGCCGACTCTGCTGGAAATACGGATACGGCTCATACCTACGTGGTGGTGCTCGACACCGTACGCCCAGAAGCCAAGGCACGTAATCATTCCATCTTCCTGGACTCCAATGGCCTGGCATCACTCACCGTGGCCGATATCAATGACAACAGTTTCGACAATTGCGCCATTGCCCAATTGTACGTGGATAAAACCAATTATGACTGCACCGACATGGGGCAATTCCTGATCACTTTAACGGCGGTTGATTCCAGTGGAAACCGGGATTCGGTTCAATCGGTTGTGGTGATCGAAGACAACATTGTTCCCATTGCCAGGGCCAAGGCTGATACCTTTTACCTGGATTCGACCGGAAACGTAATCGTAAATCCAGCTGACTTGGATGATGGAAGTTGGGATAACTGCAATTCCATGCTCTTTAGCCTGAGCCGAACGCAATTCAACTGCTCAGATATTGGAACCCATACCGTGTTGTTTACCGCCGCTGATTACGGTGGCCGATACGACACGACCAACACCCGCATAACAGTATTGGATACCACACCACCAACTGCCACTACAAAAACGGATACGGTGTATTTGAATGCCTCCGGTGTGGCTACCATCATACCTGGATTGCTGATTGCCAGTGTTGCGGATGGGTGCGGCATCAGTCGTGTTACCGCCAATCAAACTCAATTTGGATGCGCTGATTTAGGGGTAAAGCATTTCACCATTTTCGTGGAAGACTCATCCGGAAATCAAGCTTCCATTCCAGCTGCAGTTGTTGTATTTGATACGATTACTCCAACCATAACCTGTAAGGCCGATACCGCTGTTTGCCAAAATCGATTGGATGGATACCGGGCGGGAGAATATCTTCCTCGGGTTTCTGATAATTGCACCAATTGGAATGTTCAACTCACTTCAGGTGTTGCTGTGGGAGGAATCTTACCAGTAGGAACAACAACCAATACCTATACCGTTAGAGATTCCAGTGGTAATAGTGCCAGTTGTTCCATGAACATTAGGGTGAACGCAGCACCTGCCTTCGACTTTGGACCGGACACCTCTATCTGTAGCCAGGAGACCATCTTGTTGCAAAGTGGTCACAATTCCTTTACCAATCCCCACACCTGGCAAGATGGTAGCAAGGGAAGCACCTTTACAGTTACCGGCCCGGGACTCTATTGGTTAGAAGTTCATGATGTAGGATGCTCTTACCGTGATTCGCTGGTGGTTACCCAGACAGAAATCTGCATGGGTATCGCCGAAGCATCTGGTTTTGGAAGCCTCAAAGTGTTCCCAAATCCTACGCAGGGAACATTTAGAATTCAGGCCGACGCGGTTCAGGGAAGAGTGGAATTGAATATCTATTCTACTTTGGGTAAACAAGTTTATCGCGAATCCTGGTCAACTTCCAACCATCAATTGGACAAAGAGGTGATTCTAAACCAGGCCCCAGGTACCTATTTGGTCATTTTGCGCGACGATCAAAGTTTGTCCCAATTTCGGGTTACGGTGATCGAATAA
- a CDS encoding DUF3365 domain-containing protein encodes MLGMLSSMVLVVSCSGPEKEQDSEEKPPVKVTPHDLKMAQGFEALSNTCLACHRPNLNEGTVAPNLAVLKSTYVSEGVELEQLSKKLGLFLDNPRENAVIAEAVAQYGPMPKMNVSPDEAEAIAYYLYHTPLEDSSWYEGGFEKQQQRYSEMKDLGTVDYLAKGRKLAMATKGVLGKNLLGAIKEKGTSGALTFCNERAYPLTDSMSLELNATIKRVSDKNRNPNNAANEEELEVISRMKSELIAGQKPQAELKDWEGHLVGYYPIMTNDMCMQCHGEPQKQVLPETLDALTKLYPEDKAVGYSPNQLRGIWVVRFSEDNK; translated from the coding sequence GGTGACTCCGCATGATCTAAAAATGGCCCAAGGATTTGAAGCTTTATCTAATACCTGCTTGGCCTGCCATAGACCAAATCTAAACGAGGGGACTGTGGCTCCCAACTTGGCTGTCCTCAAGTCGACCTATGTTTCCGAAGGAGTGGAGTTGGAACAATTGAGCAAGAAACTGGGTTTGTTTTTGGATAATCCGAGGGAAAATGCGGTAATAGCTGAGGCTGTGGCTCAGTACGGTCCCATGCCAAAAATGAATGTATCTCCAGATGAGGCGGAGGCTATCGCCTATTACCTGTATCACACGCCTTTGGAAGATTCGAGCTGGTATGAGGGCGGGTTTGAAAAACAACAACAGCGCTATTCTGAAATGAAGGACCTGGGTACGGTAGATTACCTGGCCAAAGGTCGGAAGCTTGCCATGGCCACAAAAGGAGTATTGGGGAAAAACTTGCTGGGAGCGATAAAGGAGAAAGGCACTTCTGGAGCATTAACCTTTTGCAATGAGCGAGCCTATCCTCTTACCGATAGCATGAGCCTGGAGTTGAATGCCACCATTAAAAGGGTCTCAGACAAAAACAGAAATCCCAACAATGCGGCTAACGAGGAGGAACTCGAGGTGATCAGTCGGATGAAATCTGAGTTGATAGCAGGCCAAAAGCCTCAAGCCGAGTTAAAAGATTGGGAAGGCCATTTGGTGGGCTACTATCCAATCATGACCAATGATATGTGCATGCAGTGCCACGGTGAACCGCAAAAGCAAGTATTGCCAGAAACCCTTGATGCCCTGACTAAACTGTACCCGGAAGATAAGGCCGTTGGTTATTCACCGAATCAACTACGTGGAATTTGGGTAGTTCGTTTTTCAGAGGATAATAAGTAA